A single window of Desulforegulaceae bacterium DNA harbors:
- the argS gene encoding arginine--tRNA ligase gives MKSLIRDSVSRAWDKACQKGLFSQAQIPVFDVSETKSKEHGDLASNIAMVSAKVLKQSPLKTAEILKNIIEEDYIEKIEIAGPGFINFFINKSFFPPMLEEVFSKGDDFGKNNFGSGKKVLVEFVSANPTGPLHIGHGRGAAVGDATAAVLKKCGYEVKKEYYINDSGLQINTLGNSVYLRYLELIGKKVDFPEDHYQGEYILGLAKEIEAKHGKTLLEKNEKEAVHFCARYSADSILKGIKDDLKSFNVNFDNWYSEQSLYDSDKIFPTIEFFENKDLIYEKDGAKWFRTQDFGDEKDRVVVRSNGETTYFASDIAYHMDKFERGFDELVDVWGADHHGYINRIKASIEASGRKSNDFHVILVQLVTLLRSGKLVQMSTRAGEFDTLRDVVDEVGVDAARFFFLMRSYDSGLDFDLDLAKKKSSENPVYYVQYVHARISSIIEKAQKEFSILSSDIMDADLLLLDNDEEIELIKTLMKYKDAVLNAGREKQPHRVTFYLMDLAGCFHSYYNKHKVLIEDKALSCSRLYLVSAVREVVRNGLSLLGVSAPEKM, from the coding sequence ATGAAATCTCTTATTCGGGATTCAGTATCAAGGGCATGGGATAAAGCCTGTCAGAAGGGTCTTTTTTCTCAAGCCCAGATTCCTGTTTTTGATGTGTCTGAGACAAAAAGCAAAGAACATGGCGATCTTGCATCGAATATAGCCATGGTTTCTGCAAAAGTTTTAAAGCAGTCACCTTTAAAAACAGCTGAAATTCTAAAAAACATTATTGAAGAAGATTATATTGAAAAAATAGAAATTGCAGGGCCGGGATTTATTAATTTTTTTATAAATAAATCTTTTTTTCCTCCAATGCTTGAAGAGGTTTTTTCCAAAGGAGATGATTTTGGTAAAAACAATTTTGGAAGCGGTAAAAAAGTGTTGGTTGAATTTGTAAGTGCAAATCCTACAGGACCTCTTCACATAGGACACGGCAGAGGGGCTGCAGTAGGAGATGCAACAGCAGCTGTGTTAAAAAAATGTGGATATGAGGTAAAAAAAGAATACTATATCAATGATTCAGGCCTTCAGATCAACACTCTTGGAAACTCAGTCTATTTAAGATATTTGGAGCTCATAGGAAAAAAAGTTGATTTCCCAGAAGATCATTATCAAGGAGAATATATTTTAGGCCTTGCAAAAGAGATTGAAGCCAAGCATGGAAAAACTCTTTTAGAAAAAAATGAAAAAGAAGCTGTGCATTTTTGTGCAAGATACTCAGCAGACTCTATTTTAAAAGGAATAAAGGATGATTTAAAGTCTTTTAATGTTAATTTTGATAATTGGTACAGCGAGCAGTCTCTTTATGATTCTGATAAGATTTTTCCTACTATAGAGTTTTTTGAAAATAAAGATCTCATTTATGAAAAAGACGGAGCTAAATGGTTTAGAACCCAGGATTTTGGTGATGAAAAAGACAGGGTAGTGGTTCGTTCCAATGGGGAAACAACTTATTTTGCCTCTGATATTGCTTATCATATGGATAAGTTTGAAAGAGGATTTGATGAGCTTGTGGATGTTTGGGGTGCAGATCATCATGGCTATATCAATAGAATCAAAGCTTCTATTGAGGCATCAGGTCGTAAAAGCAATGACTTTCATGTTATTTTGGTTCAGCTTGTTACTTTGCTTAGAAGTGGGAAGCTTGTCCAGATGTCAACAAGAGCAGGAGAATTTGATACTTTAAGAGATGTGGTTGATGAAGTAGGAGTTGATGCTGCAAGATTTTTCTTTTTAATGAGAAGTTATGATTCAGGACTTGATTTTGATCTGGATCTTGCAAAGAAAAAATCCAGCGAAAACCCAGTTTATTATGTTCAATATGTACATGCAAGAATATCAAGTATAATTGAAAAAGCCCAAAAAGAGTTTTCAATTTTAAGTTCAGATATAATGGATGCTGATTTGCTTCTTCTTGATAATGATGAAGAAATTGAACTTATAAAGACTCTTATGAAATATAAAGATGCGGTTTTAAATGCCGGCAGGGAAAAACAGCCCCATAGGGTGACATTTTATCTTATGGATCTTGCTGGATGTTTTCACTCATATTACAACAAACACAAGGTGTTGATAGAAGATAAGGCTCTTTCGTGTTCTAGGCTTTATCTTGTAAGTGCGGTCAGGGAAGTGGTTAGAAACGGACTTAGCCTTCTTGGAGTGAGTGCACCGGAAAAAATGTAG